The Rhodothermales bacterium genomic interval ACAGCCTCACCTACACGAACGACCTGCCCGGGATGGTGTCCGACCTGTTGCAGGCGGCGTCGGACCACGATCGGGTGGTGGTCGAATCCATCGCCGAGCCCAATTACGGCCTGGAGGATCACTGGGAAGATGGGGGCACGCGCGACCGGATCCGGCGTGGCGCCTGGGATGTCGTGATCTTCCAGCAGGGCCCCTCGGCCACGGAAGGCCGGCCGTCTCTGCTCGACTATAGCGCCCGCTTCGCCCCGCTCGTCCGCGAAGGAGGCGGCGTCCCGGCGCTCTATATGGTGTGGCCGGACGAATCCCGCACCTTCGATTTTGCCGGCGTGCGGGAATCCTACCTCGCGGCGGCCACCGGCGTCGATGGCTACTTTTTCCCCGCCGGCGTCGCCTGGCAGGAAGCCTGGAAGGCCGATGCGTCTCTTTCGCTCTACGGGCCAGATGGGTTTCATCCCTCCGTCGCCGGCACCTACCTCGCCGCGATCGTCATCTACGAACAACTCTCCAGCCGCAACGCCATCACGCTCGGGGCCGCGCCGGCGGCGCGGTACGGCATAACGGAGAACGAGTCGACCCTGCTCCACGCGGCGGCCCATGAAGCCAACGTGCGCTACGCCCGCGAGCCCGCCGAATAACCCCTCTTCATTTCCGAACGATCGCAGGCCGACTCGGGGGAAAACACGTTCAAACAGCCATGACCTGGCAACACATAGAGTAAACCCGGGAGTTGGCCCGAAAGGCGCGCGGTGAAAGACCGCCGGCTCAGTGGGAAGTCCACCGGTCGAGCTCCGCCCCATCGAGACCGATGACCTCGACTTCCACGCCGCCCGGCGTCACCGAAAACACGGCGAAGTGGTGCTGTTTGATGACCCGGTCCATCACCGGATAGTCCGAGGATTCCGGTGGCTCGAGCCCGCCGCCTGCGCCGCCGAGCACAAAAAAGTGGGTCTTCTGGTTACCGTACGTCTTCGACAGGCGCTCGTAGTTGTGGCTGTGGCCGGTCAGCACAACGTCGATCCGGTGGGATTCCGCCCGCGCCTCCACCAGGTCGCGGATGAACGTATCGCCGTGGTACCCCTGCCAGCCCTGAGAATAGGGGGCCTGATGGAGGAGGACAAACCGCCAGTTCGCCTCGCGCCAGGCGTCACTCGCCATCGTGGCATCGATCCACGCCAGTTGTGCGGCGTCGAAGCCGAGCGGGAAGGTGTTGTTGGGATCGACGGCCATAAAAAACGCGCCGGCATGTGACCAGCTGAAGTACGGCGGGCCCCGCCCATCCTCCCGGGTGTGCTGGAGGTAGAGGCGCGGGACGAGGTCGTTGTACAACCCGTCGTAATCGTGGTTGCCGGCCACGGCATACACCGGCATCGCGCGAAGCAGCGGCTGGAGCGCCATCGCGAAGCTGAGCCATCCCCCCTCCTCCGCTCCGTTCGAAACCAGGTCGCCAAGCCCGATCGAGAAGGCGTCGGGCCGGACGGCCATCTGGTTGGCGAGGGCCTGGAACACGGCCCAGCCGCCCTGACTGTCGCCCCAGGCGGAGAACGAAAAGATGGAGTCGACTTCCGGAGGTGTGGCGAGCGGCAAATGAGGCGCGAGGAGCGCGGTGGGGATCTCGCGCCGGCCGGCGAACAGGGCCTCCCGCGACCGCTCCGTCAACGCGCGGACGACGGCGTTTTGCTGTGCCGGCGTAGGATCGGCGAGCTGGATGGCATCGAAGAGCAGCCCGCGGGCGTCGACGCGGCGGGCCGTCTCGTCGCTATACGCCTCGAACGCCTCTCCGGCGAAGGGATACACCCCGCGGAGCCCGCCGTTTAACGCGTTATTGAGCACCCACACAGTCAACAAGCCGGCAAACGGCGAGGTGTCAAACAGGAAGTACTCGCCCATCACCGGCTCCAGCCGCCGGCCGTCCTGGAAGACCTGCGCGCCGTCGTCGGCGTTGATGTGAAGCCCGGTCGCGACGCCGGCATCGACCTCCCGCTCGTACCACATTGGGGTGTCAGGAATCGGGATCCGGTGCGGGAGATTGACGACATCGTCCAGCGCGGGCCGGCGGTCCAGCCCCACCTGAAGACCTTCCGCCGGATCGCCGGTGGCGTAACGCCAGCCCTCGGTCAATGCGCCGGTAAACGACGGCTCGGGCGCCGGCCAGGCGCGCCAGAGGCGCAGCCAGTCCGCATGAGCCGAGTCCGCCGGCACGAGCGGGAGTTCATCGGCTTCGCTCCACACCGGGACGGCGGGTGGGCGCTGGCAGCCGGCGAGGCCGCATACGAAGAGCCCGATACAACCCAGAACGCGTGTGGTCATCGTTGTTCGCCGGCCCGACTGTTCACAGTTCCGCCCAATCTCCGTCAGCCCTCAAGATACGTGAGGTAGATTACGGGATTGTTGCTCCTCCCCGTCCCGAATTCGATGAGTCGAATTCGGGCCTTGCCCTCCTCGATCCGAGGAGGGGCCTGTCGCAATGGCCTGGCGTAGGATACACAACGAGCAGGTCGCCCCGGGCGGTGCCCCCGAGCTGAAGCACGGGGGCTAGTATGCGGCGTCGCTCCGCGACGCCCGAACACAACCTTACCTTAACCCTTAAACCCCAAACCCCTAAATGTCCGCATCCTGCTTCTTCACCAGGAACAGCCCTTCCGCCCCGCTGCTCACGGCGATTACGCCGCTTTTGAAGTACGGGTAGTTGCTCCATGAGCCGCCAAAGCCCGGCATGTCGGGGCCGTAAGGTACGGTGTCGAAGTGGGCCGTTTCGACCGGATTCAGGGGATCCGTGATGTCCAGGATGCGGAGGCCGCCGAGGTAGTTCGACTCGTAAAGCAGATTGCCGCGGATGTACAGGTTGTGGTCGCTGGCCCGCGAGGCGAGGCTGAATTCGCGCACCAGCAGGGGATCTTCCAGTTCCTTGACATCCCAGATGAGCGTGCGCGTGCTGTCCACGTACCCGTACATCTCATCCAGTTCGTCGTTCATGTAGAAGTGCCGATGGTCTTCGGTGAGCCACCCCTGATGGGTGTAGGCGAGGTCCGGATAGTCGACCTGCGCCAGCGTGACCGGGTTCTGCTTATCGGTGACGTCGGCGATGATAAACGACGAGCCGTTCGAGTTGAAGCACACTTCGCGGCCGGAGAATTTCGTATCCGGACCACGGTAGACGACACACTGGGAATCGTGCGTACCGCCGGCTTCAGGCTGGGTAAAGCAGCCGGCGAAGGTGGGCTTCGTCGGGTCCTGGATGTTGATCATGTGAAGCTGGCCGCCGCAGGTCTCGCCGCCGGCACGGTTGCCCACCGCATAGGCAAAGCCGGTCTCTTCGTTGATCGCGATGTTATGGGTACTGTGGACCCCCGTGTAGTGGGCCGTCATCTCGAATTGCACGGGCATGTCGGCAGGCGGGACGTCGCGTAGCTGGCGGAGGTCGAAGATCTGCACGCCATGCGCGCCGGCGCCGTCCGCCACGATGTACGCGTGGTCCTTGTAGACTTTGATATCCCGCCAGGTGCTGCCCGGCGAGCCTTCGGTGCGGAGCAATTCACCGATGTAGACCGGGCGATGGGGGTTGCTGATGTCGACAAACGCCGTCCCGTCGGTCCGGCCCTGGATGACGTATTCCTTTTCGGTTTCGGGGTCGGTCCAGCCCCATACGTCGTTCAGTTTCACGCCACGGTCGGTGGAGATGTCCTTGACGGAGAGCATGGACAGGAGGTCCACCTTGTCGCAGCTAAACAGGCTAGCCCCCCCATCCTTACAGTCGATCTGCCCGTCGGTGATGGATTCCATGCGGGCGAGCGTGGTGGCCAGCATTGACGCCGGCCGCCAGCCGGCGGATTCTTTTTCGAATACGGTGGCCACGCCTTCCTCATAGTCGGCCCGGGGAGATCCCACGACCGCCACGTCGCCGCTGAAACCTACTCCCAAGCCAAAACCTTCGCCCGACCGCTCGTCGACCGCCGCGAGCACGCCGGCCGGCTGCCAATCGCCTGCGCTCATCACGTGCACCGGTCCACCGCCACGGCTGCCCACAACGAGGGCATCACCCGAAACGACGACCCGCCCGCCAAAACCGCCCTGGCTGCCTAGGCCTTCCGCCTGCTCCGTCGCGGGCGCCTTCAGCAGCGCGGCTTCGGTCCAGGCGGCGCCGTCGCCTTCGAACACCCGCACGGCGCCTCCCGCTTCACCCGGCGCGCCGACGAGTACGTGTTCGCCGTGCAGGGCAACGTCATAACCAAACGCTCCTTTTTCCTGGGCAGCCGCGATCTTCCCGTATTCCCACGAGCCGGCGGTGTAGACATACACATCGCCCCGACCGTCTCCCGCGCGCCAGGCGCCCACCACCAGCCGGTCGCCCTCGGCTGCAAGAGCGTAGCCGAACGCATCGCCAGGCAGGACTTCCGCCGGCGTCAGGATCGTTTCTTCAACCCACGCCCCATTCGTCTTGGTGAACACATGGACGGCGCCACTGAAGGCCTCGGCGTCAAACGAGGTGATGTAGAGCCGGCCGTTGGCCATCGCCAGGGCGCTGGTGCGGTTGGCCGCGCGCTCGTTGGCGCCGGCGAACAGGGCGTTTTCCGCGAGGGTCGACGGCTTGATAACACCGGCCGCGTTCCAGGTGCCGGCGGCGTCTTTTTCATACACGTAGGCGGCCCCGAGCCCGGGCGCGCCGATCACGAGCGTGGATCCCTGCACGAGGACCGAGCGGCCGAACACGTCGCCGATGCGGCCGTCCGGCGCACGAAACTCGCCGGCTTCGACCCACTGGCCGGCGGCGTCCTTCGTGTAGCGATAGACCGAACCCGGCAGCTCCTCCCCTTCCGGCCAGCCGACCGGCGCGGACCCGACAAACAGTTCCCCATCCCCAACGGCCGACACCCCGCCGAAGCCTCGGCCCGAGGGCATGGCGCCGGTGTACAGGGTCTGGCCGGCGGCGGAGGCGGCCATCACAAATGAAAGAAGAAGGAGAAGAGGCTTCATGGCTTCAAAAATTAAGGGTGGATAGCTTGCTGGCGTTTCAATATAGGCAATGGCAGTGAAGGACACTACGGAGAGTCACCTTGTCGCTCTCGGTATGCACGCCTTTGTTCACGATCCCATGCCTCAAACTCCTCAAAGGTCTTGAACCGATAGACGCCCCGCCGCAAATGCCGAAGCATCCCCAGCTTCCCCGCCGTTCGCTGCAATCGATCAAAACGATCCCAGTAGTCCGGCGGGTTATTGCCGCCGAGTATCTTGATCTCTTCTTTCATATCACACCGTCTCGGGCTCCGGGTGCTCCCAGGCCCCGCGGTAAGGCCGGCGCAGTTTAAAGGTCGCCTCCGGATCCCCCACCACGGTCCGCGAGGCCGTGTCGTAGACGAGCGGCCGGCCGCCGAGATCCATCGACATGTTGGCCATGATGCAGCTGGCGGAAGAGATGTGGCCCTGCAGGATGTCGGCCACCGGGCGGCCGCCGCCGTCGATGGCGGCGAGGAAGTCGATCATGTGCCGGCGCATCGCCGGCGCGGCGAACAGCTCGATGTCCTTCTCCGTCAGGTCCTCCGGGAACTGCTCGCGCTCGTAGAGGCATTCCTGCCGCACGCGCTCTCCCTGTCCGACAGGGATGAAGTCGTATTGCTGCGGGCTGCCGGCGAGGGTGCCCTTATCCCCGTATATCTTGAACGACCACGGGTAGTCGGGGTCCGCCGGCGTCCCCCAGCTCCGGTGCTGCCAGACGCAATTCAGCTCGCCGTGTTCAAAGACCGCGTGTTGCGTATCGGCCGTGGTGGCTTTGGACGCCTTCTGGACATAAATCCCGCCGGTGGACGAGATCCGGCTCGGCCAGCCGAGGCCCAGGATCCAGCGGACGGCGTCGTACATGTGGACGCACATGTCGCCCATGATCCCGTTGCTGTATTCCATCATCGCCCGCCACCAGCCGCGGTGCGGCAGGCCGTCGTACGGGCGCAGCGGCGCGGGGCCGGCCCACATCTCGTAGTCAAGGAAATCGGGCACGGGCTCGAGTTCGGGCGACCGGTTCGCGCGCATGTGGTAATAACAGCACATCTCGACGTGCGAGACCTCCCCGAGCAGGCCCGAATCCACATACCGCTCCTTCGCCTCGATCAGGTGGGGCGTGCTGCGGCGCTGGGTGCCCACCTGCACGACCTTGTTGTACTTACGCGCCGCGGCCAGCATCGCCTCGCCCTCGATGACGTCCACGCTGACGGGTTTCTGGACGAAGACGTGGGCGCCGGCCTTGATCGCGTCGATCGTCGGGAGCGCATGCCAGTGGTCTGGCGTGCCGACGATCACGATGTCAAACTCGTGCTGCGCCAGCATCGTCCGGTAGTCCCCGTACGTCTGCGGCGTCTTACCGGATTTCTGGCGCTTCGCGATGAGGCCGGCGGCCTCGGAAAGCTGGTTCTTGTCCGGATCGCAGATCGACACCACGTCGATCTCGCTCACCTGCATAAGCCGAAAGAGGTCGCTCTTCCCGTACCACCCCGTCCCGATGAGCCCCACCCGACGCGGCGCCAGCGGGTAGATGGCGTCCAGCCCGCCGGCGCCCAGCATGGAGTAGGCGAGGGACGCGGAGGCGGTCTGGAGAAAACGGCGTCGGTTGATGTGGAAGGATTTCATGGCGGGGTTATGATAGCGGGTTACAGCAGCACAAAAGGTCACGGCCGGCGATGCGGTTAACAAGGACCATTCACACCTCGTCTTCCCCAACTTGATTGGGGATCCATCCGTGCATCGACTCGGCCTAAAGTAAGAAAACACCAGCGAAGATACCGCACGCACCACGATACGTCCAGGGGTAGGCAGGG includes:
- a CDS encoding metallophosphoesterase — its product is MTTRVLGCIGLFVCGLAGCQRPPAVPVWSEADELPLVPADSAHADWLRLWRAWPAPEPSFTGALTEGWRYATGDPAEGLQVGLDRRPALDDVVNLPHRIPIPDTPMWYEREVDAGVATGLHINADDGAQVFQDGRRLEPVMGEYFLFDTSPFAGLLTVWVLNNALNGGLRGVYPFAGEAFEAYSDETARRVDARGLLFDAIQLADPTPAQQNAVVRALTERSREALFAGRREIPTALLAPHLPLATPPEVDSIFSFSAWGDSQGGWAVFQALANQMAVRPDAFSIGLGDLVSNGAEEGGWLSFAMALQPLLRAMPVYAVAGNHDYDGLYNDLVPRLYLQHTREDGRGPPYFSWSHAGAFFMAVDPNNTFPLGFDAAQLAWIDATMASDAWREANWRFVLLHQAPYSQGWQGYHGDTFIRDLVEARAESHRIDVVLTGHSHNYERLSKTYGNQKTHFFVLGGAGGGLEPPESSDYPVMDRVIKQHHFAVFSVTPGGVEVEVIGLDGAELDRWTSH
- a CDS encoding choice-of-anchor B family protein; the protein is MKPLLLLLSFVMAASAAGQTLYTGAMPSGRGFGGVSAVGDGELFVGSAPVGWPEGEELPGSVYRYTKDAAGQWVEAGEFRAPDGRIGDVFGRSVLVQGSTLVIGAPGLGAAYVYEKDAAGTWNAAGVIKPSTLAENALFAGANERAANRTSALAMANGRLYITSFDAEAFSGAVHVFTKTNGAWVEETILTPAEVLPGDAFGYALAAEGDRLVVGAWRAGDGRGDVYVYTAGSWEYGKIAAAQEKGAFGYDVALHGEHVLVGAPGEAGGAVRVFEGDGAAWTEAALLKAPATEQAEGLGSQGGFGGRVVVSGDALVVGSRGGGPVHVMSAGDWQPAGVLAAVDERSGEGFGLGVGFSGDVAVVGSPRADYEEGVATVFEKESAGWRPASMLATTLARMESITDGQIDCKDGGASLFSCDKVDLLSMLSVKDISTDRGVKLNDVWGWTDPETEKEYVIQGRTDGTAFVDISNPHRPVYIGELLRTEGSPGSTWRDIKVYKDHAYIVADGAGAHGVQIFDLRQLRDVPPADMPVQFEMTAHYTGVHSTHNIAINEETGFAYAVGNRAGGETCGGQLHMINIQDPTKPTFAGCFTQPEAGGTHDSQCVVYRGPDTKFSGREVCFNSNGSSFIIADVTDKQNPVTLAQVDYPDLAYTHQGWLTEDHRHFYMNDELDEMYGYVDSTRTLIWDVKELEDPLLVREFSLASRASDHNLYIRGNLLYESNYLGGLRILDITDPLNPVETAHFDTVPYGPDMPGFGGSWSNYPYFKSGVIAVSSGAEGLFLVKKQDADI
- a CDS encoding Gfo/Idh/MocA family oxidoreductase → MKSFHINRRRFLQTASASLAYSMLGAGGLDAIYPLAPRRVGLIGTGWYGKSDLFRLMQVSEIDVVSICDPDKNQLSEAAGLIAKRQKSGKTPQTYGDYRTMLAQHEFDIVIVGTPDHWHALPTIDAIKAGAHVFVQKPVSVDVIEGEAMLAAARKYNKVVQVGTQRRSTPHLIEAKERYVDSGLLGEVSHVEMCCYYHMRANRSPELEPVPDFLDYEMWAGPAPLRPYDGLPHRGWWRAMMEYSNGIMGDMCVHMYDAVRWILGLGWPSRISSTGGIYVQKASKATTADTQHAVFEHGELNCVWQHRSWGTPADPDYPWSFKIYGDKGTLAGSPQQYDFIPVGQGERVRQECLYEREQFPEDLTEKDIELFAAPAMRRHMIDFLAAIDGGGRPVADILQGHISSASCIMANMSMDLGGRPLVYDTASRTVVGDPEATFKLRRPYRGAWEHPEPETV